One genomic window of Oryctolagus cuniculus chromosome 11, mOryCun1.1, whole genome shotgun sequence includes the following:
- the ZHX3 gene encoding zinc fingers and homeoboxes protein 3 — MASKRKSTTPCMIPVKTVVLQDASVETQPAEAGPDGPQQDLPPETPATSSEAAQNPGPDGPALANGHRSTLDGYLYSCKYCDFRSQDVAQFVGHMNSEHTDFNKDPTFVCTECSFLAKTPEGLSLHNAKSHLGEASFVWNVAKPDNHVVVEQSVPEGTGTSDPAGEPNAEGTDGQAEIIITKTPIMKIMKGKAEAKKIHTLKENVPSQPVGEALPKPLAGETEVKEGDHSFVNGATPVSQASSSSTKPPHATNGPLIGTVPVLPAGIAQFLSLQQQPPVHAQHHAHQPLPTSKALPKVMIPLSSIPTYNAAMDSNSFLKNSFHKFPYPTKAELCYLTVVTKYPEEQLKIWFTAQRLKQGISWSPEEIEDARKKMFNTVIQSVPQPTITVLNTPLVASAGNVQHLIQAALPGHVVGQPEGTAGGLLVTQPLMANGLQAPNSSLPLSVTSVPKQPAVAPINTVCSNTASAVKVVNAAQTLLTACPSITSQAFLDANIYKNKKSHEQLSALKGSFCRNQFPGQSEVEHLTKVTGLSTREVRKWFSDRRYHCRNLKGSRAMMPGEPGSIIIDSVPEVPFSPSAKASEVTCIPMAATLASHPAAKRQSWHQTPDFTPTKYKERAPEQLRALESSFAQNPLPLDEELDRLRTETKMTRREIDSWFSERRKKVNAEETKKTDETASQEEEEAAEDEGGEEGVLGEDGSAQVPGSHVSAERKVSPIKINLKNLRVTEANGKSELPGLGACEPEDDGSSKLAEQPPGRVSYKKTAQQRHLLRQLFVQTQWPSNQDYDSIMAQTGLPRPEVVRWFGDSRYALKNGQLKWYEDYKRGNFPPGLLVIAPGNRELLQDYYVTHKMLYEEDLQSLCDKTQMSCQQVKQWFAEKMGEETRAVVDTGSEDQGPGAGEPAAIHKGVGDTYSEVSENSESWETSAPEASSEPFETSSPQAGPQLETD, encoded by the coding sequence ATGGCCAGCAAGAGAAAATCCACCACCCCTTGCATGATCCCAGTGAAGACGGTGGTGCTGCAGGACGCCAGCGTGGAGACCCAGCCTGCTGAGGCCGGGCCTGATGGACCCCAGCAGGACCTGCCTCCAGAAACGCCTGCTACCAGCAGTGAGGCAGCCCAGAACCCAGGTCCTGACGGCCCTGCACTGGCCAATGGGCATCGGAGCACTTTGGATGGCTATTTATACTCCTGTAAATACTGTGACTTCAGATCCCAGGATGTGGCCCAATTTGTGGGACACATGAACTCAGAGCACACAGACTTCAACAAAGACCCAACTTTTGTATGCACTGAGTGCAGTTTTTTGGCAAAAACCCCTGAGGGACTTTCCCTGCACAATGCCAAGTCTCACTTAGGGGAAGCCAGCTTTGTGTGGAATGTGGCCAAGCCAGACAATCATGTGGTCGTGGAGCAGAGTGTCCCCGAGGGCACaggcacttctgacccagcaggTGAGCCCAATGCCGAAGGGACTGATGGACAGGCTGAAATCATTATTACCAAAACTCCAATCATGAAGATAATGAAAGGTAAAGCTGAAGCCAAAAAAATTCATACACTCAAGGAGAACGTCCCTAGCCAACCCGTGGGTGAGGCCTTGCCAAAGCCGTTGGCTGGAGAAACAGAGGTGAAAGAGGGCGACCACTCCTTTGTCAATGGAGCGACTCCCGTCAGCCAGGCATCTTCCAGCTCCACTAAGCCCCCGCATGCCACCAACGGGCCCCTGATAGGCACAGTGCCAGTGTTGCCAGCTGGCATAGCACAGTTCCTCTCCctccagcagcagcccccagtgCATGCTCAGCATCACGcccaccagcccctgcccacgTCCAAGGCCCTTCCCAAAGTGATGATTCCCTTGAGCAGCATTCCAACGTACAATGCGGCCATGGACTCCAACAGCTTCCTGAAGAACTCCTTCCACAAGTTCCCCTACCCCACCAAAGCTGAGCTCTGCTATTTGACTGTGGTGACCAAGTATCCAGAGGAACAGCTCAAGATCTGGTTCACAGCCCAGAGGCTGAAACAAGGTATCAGCTGGTCTCCCGAGGAGATTGAGGATGCCCGGAAGAAGATGTTCAATACAGTGATCCAGTCTGTACCTCAGCCCACAATCACAGTCCTAAACACCCCTTTGGTCGCCAGTGCAGGCAACGTCCAGCACCTCATCCAggccgctctcccaggccatgtGGTGGGGCAGCCCGAGGGCACAGCAGGGGGACTTCTGGTCACTCAGCCGCTGATGGCCAATGGGCTGCAAGCCCCAAACTCATCTCTCCCCCTGTCTGTTACATCTGTCCCTAAGCAGCCAGCTGTGGCACCCATTAACACTGTGTGCTCAAATACAGCCTCAGCTGTGAAGGTGGTCAATGCAGCCCAGACGCTCCTCACGGCGTGCCCCAGCATAACTTCCCAAGCCTTCCTGGATGCTAACATctacaaaaataagaaatctcATGAACAGCTGTCAGCTCTGAAAGGGAGCTTCTGTCGGAACCAGTTCCCTGGGCAGAGTGAAGTTGAGCATCTGACCAAGGTGACCGGCCTCAGTACCAGGGAGGTACGGAAATGGTTCAGTGATCGGAGATACCACTGCCGGAACCTGAAGGGCTCCAGAGCCATGATGCCCGGAGAGCCAGGTTCCATCATCATTGACTCTGTGCCAGAGGTGCCCTTCTCCCCGTCGGCCAAGGCCTCAGAGGTGACCTGCATCCCCATGGCAGCCACACTAGCAAGCCACCCTGCCGCCAAGCGACAGTCCTGGcaccagactcctgacttcacaCCAACCAAGTACAAGGAGCGAGCCCCCGAGCAGCTCAGAGCCCTGGAGAGCAGTTTTGCACAAAACCCCCTTCCTCTTGACGAGGAACTGGACCGCCTGAGAACTGAAACCAAAATGACTCGAAGAGAAATTGATAGCTGGTTTTCAGAAAGACGGAAAAAAGTGAATGCCGAGGAGACCAAGAAGACCGATGAGACGGCCtctcaggaggaagaggaggctgcgGAGGATGAGGGTGGAGAAGAGGGGGTCCTTGGCGAAGACGGCTCCGCACAGGTGCCCGGCAGCCACGTCTCAGCGGAGCGCAAAGTCAGCCCCATCAAAATCAACCTGAAGAACCTGCGGGTCACAGAAGCCAATGGCAAGAGTGAGCTTCCAGGGCTGGGTGCCTGTGAGCCCGAGGACGATGGCTCCAGCAAGCTGGCAGAGCAGCCCCCCGGCAGAGTGAGCTACAAGAAGACGGCCCAGCAGCGGCACTTGCTGCGGCAGCTCTTTGTCCAGACACAGTGGCCAAGCAACCAGGACTACGACTCCATCATGGCCCAGACAGGTCTGCCACGGCCTGAGGTGGTGCGCTGGTTCGGGGACAGCAGGTACGCTCTGAAGAATGGCCAGCTCAAGTGGTACGAAGACTACAAGCGGGGCAACTTCCCACCAGGGCTGCTGGTCATTGCCCCCGGCAACCGTGAGCTGCTACAGGACTACTACGTGACACACAAGATGCTGTATGAGGAGGACCTGCAGAGCCTCTGTGACAAGACCCAGATGAGCtgccagcaggttaagcagtgGTTTGCAGAGAAGATGGGCGAGGAGACCCGGGCTGTAGTGGATACAGGCAGTGAGGACCAGGGCCCTGGTGCTGGCGAGCCTGCGGCCATTCACAAAGGGGTTGGTGACACCTATTCGGAAGTATCTGAAAACAGTGAGTCGTGGGAGACAAGTGCCCCTGAGGCCAGCTCAGAGCCCTTTGAGACGTCGAGTCCCCAGGCCGGACCTCAGCTCG